One genomic region from Cellulomonas hominis encodes:
- a CDS encoding GNAT family N-acetyltransferase, producing the protein MEKPTLEGEMIHLRPIRAEDAPAMWDMVSDPEGMRTTGTTTQFTRAQIDAWCATVSDLPGRIDLAITANGSDEYLGEIVLNDIDEVVGSANLRLVMRPAYRGRGYGTEAIELVLGLAFDGIGLHRVGLDVLSINARAYSLYENIGFRVEGRLRDAYRDGDGWCDAILMALLEDEYRALSAA; encoded by the coding sequence ATGGAGAAGCCCACGCTCGAGGGCGAGATGATCCACCTGCGCCCCATCCGGGCGGAGGACGCCCCGGCGATGTGGGACATGGTCAGCGACCCCGAGGGCATGCGGACCACGGGCACCACGACGCAGTTCACGCGCGCGCAGATCGACGCGTGGTGCGCGACCGTCTCGGACCTGCCGGGCCGGATCGACCTCGCCATCACGGCGAACGGCTCGGACGAGTACCTGGGCGAGATCGTGCTGAACGACATCGACGAGGTCGTCGGGTCGGCGAACCTCCGGCTCGTCATGCGGCCCGCCTACCGGGGGCGGGGGTACGGGACGGAGGCGATCGAGCTCGTCCTCGGCCTCGCGTTCGACGGCATCGGCCTGCACCGGGTCGGCCTGGACGTGCTGAGCATCAACGCCCGCGCGTACTCCCTCTACGAGAACATCGGGTTCCGGGTCGAGGGGCGGTTGCGGGACGCCTACCGCGACGGCGACGGCTGGTGCGACGCGATCCTCATGGCGCTGCTGGAGGACGAGTACCGG